Proteins encoded within one genomic window of Prochlorococcus marinus str. MIT 9515:
- the serS gene encoding serine--tRNA ligase: protein MLDQKLIRENPTFVENNLSLRGKFYDIHSIHKITVERKEIDIKISSLQSESKKLSKIIGQEIRNPNNANSQELNKLKEQGNKYRIKVSEFEEKKRILDQQIRDEILKLPNFPSKDAPFGENESNNIQIKEWGDPLKKDNLKTHWEIGENLKLFDSIKSTKIAKSRFITLSGNGARLERALINFMLDVHSNNGYLELMPPALVNSESLQGSGQLPKFSNESFKCANDDLWLSPTAEVPLTAFHKNEIIDPKLLPLKYVAYSPCFRREAGSYGRDTKGLIRLHQFNKVELYWFSDPNKSLEAHKEITADAESILKKLNLPYRLVDICTGDLGFSSSRTFDLEVWLPSNKCYREISSCSNCRDFQARRSSIRTKIDKKTSYIHTLNGSGLAIGRTMAAILENGQRPDGSVKIPDVLVPYFGSSLIKTN from the coding sequence GTGTTAGATCAAAAATTAATAAGAGAAAATCCAACATTTGTGGAAAATAATTTATCCTTAAGAGGTAAATTTTATGATATTCATTCCATACATAAGATTACTGTAGAAAGAAAGGAAATTGATATCAAAATATCAAGCCTACAATCAGAGAGTAAAAAATTAAGCAAAATAATTGGCCAAGAGATAAGAAATCCCAATAATGCTAATTCTCAAGAACTCAATAAATTAAAAGAACAAGGAAATAAATACAGAATAAAAGTTTCAGAATTTGAAGAAAAAAAAAGAATACTAGATCAACAAATCCGAGATGAAATATTAAAACTACCTAATTTCCCAAGTAAAGATGCACCATTTGGAGAAAACGAAAGTAATAATATTCAAATAAAAGAATGGGGAGATCCGCTAAAAAAAGATAATCTTAAAACTCATTGGGAAATAGGTGAAAATTTAAAGCTATTTGATTCCATAAAATCAACAAAAATTGCAAAAAGTCGTTTTATTACTCTTTCAGGCAATGGCGCAAGGCTGGAGAGAGCTTTAATTAATTTTATGCTAGATGTTCATTCAAATAATGGTTATTTAGAGTTAATGCCTCCAGCGTTAGTTAATTCAGAAAGTCTTCAAGGATCAGGTCAACTACCTAAATTTTCAAATGAGAGTTTTAAGTGTGCTAATGATGACTTATGGCTCTCTCCAACAGCAGAAGTACCTCTGACTGCCTTTCATAAAAATGAGATTATTGATCCAAAACTTTTGCCTTTAAAATACGTAGCTTATAGTCCTTGTTTTAGGAGAGAAGCTGGTAGTTATGGAAGGGATACAAAAGGGTTAATAAGACTTCATCAATTTAATAAGGTTGAATTATATTGGTTTAGTGATCCAAATAAATCTTTAGAGGCTCATAAAGAAATAACTGCGGACGCAGAGAGTATTTTAAAAAAACTAAATTTACCATACAGATTAGTAGATATTTGCACTGGAGATTTAGGTTTTTCTTCTAGCAGAACTTTTGATCTTGAGGTTTGGTTACCTAGCAATAAATGTTACAGAGAAATATCTAGTTGCAGTAATTGTCGAGACTTTCAGGCTCGTAGATCATCAATAAGAACAAAAATTGATAAGAAAACTTCATATATCCACACTCTAAATGGAAGTGGTTTAGCTATAGGAAGAACAATGGCAGCAATTCTTGAGAATGGCCAGAGACCTGATGGAAGTGTAAAAATTCCTGATGTTCTTGTTCCATACTTTGGATCATCTTTAATAAAAACTAACTAA
- the rseP gene encoding RIP metalloprotease RseP: MNVLTSITVLGFLIFFHEMGHFLAAIFQGIYVDGFSIGFGPSIIQKKYKGITYSFRAFPLGGFVSFPDEEINNIDPEDPNLLKNRPITQRVIVISAGVFANLLLAYTILIINVTSIGIPYEPDPGILVLAIQPEKAAFKAGLEPGDKILKIDGNVLGIGDQAVSTLVSKIQSSSEESISIEIERENSNQSLILIPQSIEGKGTIGAQLQPNIKKETKKTKNIKELFQYTNKEFSSLLIKTIQGYKGLITNFSSTAQQLSGPVKIVEIGAQLSEQGGTGILLFAALISINLAVLNSLPLPLLDGGQLVFTLIEGLRGKPVPVKIQMAVTQSSFFLLVGLSVLLIIRDTSQLLIVQRLLNQ; this comes from the coding sequence ATGAATGTTTTAACCTCAATAACAGTATTAGGATTTCTCATTTTTTTTCACGAAATGGGTCATTTTCTTGCGGCAATATTCCAAGGGATATACGTTGATGGGTTTTCTATCGGATTTGGGCCTTCAATAATACAAAAAAAATATAAGGGCATTACTTACTCATTTAGAGCCTTTCCCCTTGGGGGATTTGTTTCTTTTCCAGACGAAGAAATCAATAACATTGATCCAGAGGATCCAAATCTTTTAAAAAATAGGCCAATAACTCAAAGAGTAATAGTTATATCTGCTGGAGTGTTTGCTAACTTACTTCTTGCTTATACAATTCTAATAATAAACGTAACTTCTATTGGAATTCCATACGAGCCAGATCCAGGAATTTTAGTTTTAGCAATTCAACCAGAGAAAGCTGCTTTTAAAGCGGGTTTAGAACCTGGCGATAAAATTTTAAAAATTGATGGAAATGTATTAGGTATTGGCGATCAAGCTGTTTCTACTTTAGTGAGTAAAATTCAAAGTTCATCAGAAGAATCAATATCAATTGAAATTGAGAGAGAAAACTCTAATCAAAGCCTAATTTTGATTCCTCAAAGCATTGAAGGGAAAGGCACAATTGGAGCGCAATTACAGCCAAACATTAAAAAAGAAACAAAAAAAACTAAAAATATCAAAGAACTTTTTCAATATACCAACAAAGAGTTTTCTTCACTATTAATCAAAACAATACAAGGTTATAAGGGATTAATTACAAATTTCTCATCAACAGCTCAACAATTAAGTGGCCCAGTAAAAATTGTGGAAATTGGAGCACAATTATCTGAGCAAGGTGGTACTGGAATATTATTATTTGCTGCCTTGATATCTATAAATTTAGCCGTTTTGAATTCTCTTCCATTACCACTACTTGATGGAGGTCAGCTAGTTTTTACCCTTATTGAAGGATTAAGAGGTAAACCCGTTCCAGTTAAAATCCAAATGGCTGTAACTCAATCAAGTTTTTTTCTTTTGGTAGGACTAAGCGTATTATTAATAATAAGGGATACCAGCCAACTACTAATAGTACAGAGACTGCTAAATCAATAA
- the rpsN gene encoding 30S ribosomal protein S14, whose amino-acid sequence MAKKSMIAREVKRKKLVKKYAVKRKSLLDEFNAAKDPMERLEIHRKIQGLPRNSAPTRIRNRCWATGKPRGVYRDFGLCRNQLRLRAHNGELPGVVKSSW is encoded by the coding sequence ATGGCAAAAAAATCAATGATTGCTAGAGAGGTAAAACGTAAAAAACTAGTAAAAAAATATGCTGTCAAGAGAAAATCGTTATTAGATGAATTTAATGCTGCAAAAGATCCTATGGAAAGATTAGAAATACATAGAAAAATACAAGGGCTTCCAAGGAACTCAGCTCCTACAAGAATTAGGAATAGATGTTGGGCGACTGGTAAACCAAGAGGTGTTTACAGAGATTTTGGGTTATGCAGAAACCAATTAAGGCTTAGAGCTCATAATGGAGAATTGCCGGGTGTTGTAAAATCTAGCTGGTGA